In Galactobacillus timonensis, the genomic window TCATTGGAGGAATGATCATGAGTGATTTTCTTCGTCAGGCGAATTCAGTTCCCATGTATCTGATTGCGGCGGTGCTGGTGGTCGCAGTTCTTTTTCAGTCTGTGCTCTTTCTGAGGCGGGCATGGAAGCGTGGAAGGGAACTTGGCATGGATCCGGCGGTGCTGAAACAGACGGCAGTATCTTCGGCTGCCTTTACGGTGGTTCCTTCGATCGGAATCCTGATCGGTGTCCTTGCCCTGGCGCCGGCGCTGGGTGTTCCGGTGCCGTGGCTGCGTCTTTCGGTGCTGGGTGCGCTGCATTATGAGAGCAGTACGGCGTCAAATCTTGCCAAGGGTCTTGGCCTTGGGGAGCTGCCCAGTTCGATGATGACAGGCGGCGATCTTGCGTCGATTGTTCTGGGAATGACGGTGTGCATTCTTTCGGGTGCGGTGTTTGTGCTGTTTTTCTTCCGGAAATATCAGAAATCAATCATGACGAAGGCAAAGGGCAATCCGAAGATGGCGGATATTCTGTTTTCGTCGATGTTTCTGGGAATGATTGCGGCGTATCTTGGGGATGCGGTTTCCTATCTTCGTACCGTGACCGTTTCGGGACAGACGCGGCCGGTGAACATTCTGCCGCTGATTGCGTTTGTGACGGCGTTTTTTGCCAATGCATTCTTTCAGCATCTGATCCATAAGAAAAACATCCACTGGCTGGAAAACTATGCGCTTTCGTTTTCGATGCTGGTTGGCATGGCATGTGCGGTGATCGGGCAGTTCATCTTCCCGTCGATGAGCACGTTTCTTAACTGATGGGGGTGAAGGATCATGAAGAAGACTGGAAGCTATGAGGAACAGATGCACGCAATCGGCCGCTTTTCGATGGCGGTGATGCTTGTATTGATGCTGGCGGTGCCGTTTCTGATCTGTGCCGTGTTTCATTCGACTTTCCGCTTTACGTCGGGCTACTGGCTGGCGTTTGTGTCACTGCTGGTGCAGATGGTGCCTTCGGGAATCATTGAGGTCATTACCTATGCGCCGATGCTTGGTACGGGCGGAACCTACATTGCCTTCATTACGGGCAATCTGATCAACCTGAAGATTCCGTGTGTCATGAATGCGCGTCAGCTTGCCAAAACCGAAATCGGGACGGAAGAGAATGAAGTTGTTTCGACGATTGCGGTATCGGTGTCGGCGATCGTGACGGATGTGGTACTCGCCATCGGCGTGATGCTCATTGTGCCTCTGACGCCGCTGCTGGAGAATCCGGTTCTTGTGCCGGCATTTAAAACGGTGGTTGTGGCGCTGTTTGGAGCGATGGGCTATACGTATCTGAAGAAGTATCCGAAGCTTGCGATTGTGCCATGGTCACTTGGCGTGATTGTGTTTCTTCTGATGCCTTCGTTAACAAACCTTGTGAGTACGATGGTTGTGGTGCTGGCGGTGATTGCGATGGGTGTTGCGGTTGCGCTAGCCAGGAAAGGCAGGGTATGACGATGCTGGCAATGATTGGAAAGATTGTGCTTTGGATATTGATTGTTCTTGCGGTTCTGCTGGTGATTGCGATCATTCGGGCGCTGCTGTTGAGGGCGCCGGCGAAGGGACAGCGGATGGCGGTGAGCCGCAATGAGAAAGAGCTGCAGGAAATGGGTGAGCGCTTTGCGCGCATGATCCGTGTCGAAACGATTTCAAAGAACGGGGATGAGGATCTTTCGGCTTTTGATCAGCTGCATGATGTGATTGATGATCTGTTCCCGCTGTGTACAAAGACGATGGAGAAGAACGTGGTGCACGGGGTTCTGATCTATCGCTGGAAGGGAAAGGATTCTTCTGCTCTGCCGATTCTGATGATGGGACATCAGGATGTGGTGCCGGTGGATCCTTCGGGCTGGAAATATCCTCCGTTTGGCGGGGAGATTCATGATGGCGCTCTGTATGGCCGGGGAACGATGGATGACAAGTGCAACATCTTCTGTCAGATGTCGGCAATTGAAGGACTGCTTGCGAAGGGCTTTGTGCCGCCGTGCGATGTGTATCTGTCCTATTCGATCAATGAAGAGACGTCTGGCAACGGGGCAAAGGAAGCGATCGACTGGTTGAAGGCACATGGCGTCAACCGTCTGGCGCTGGCTCTGGATGAAGGCGGCGCGGTCGTTGATAAGGCGATGGCAGGCATGGACCGTCCGTATGCGGTGATCGGCATTACGGAGAAGGGCTATGTCAATCTGAAGGTGACCGCGAGCGGAGAAGGTGGACATGCCAGTGCGCCGAAGGCCGAGACGCCGGTGACGCGGCTGTGTGAATTTGTGTCGGATGTGAACCGGAAAAAGCCGTTTGAGCGCCTGATGACGCCGCATGTGCAGTCGATGTTTGAAGGGATGGCTCCTTCCTTTGATTTTGGGATGAAGCTTTTGATGGGCAATCTGTGGCTGTTCAGGCCGCTCCTGGTCAAATTGATGCCGAAGGTGAACAATCAGGCAGGTGCGCTGCTTGGGACGACCTGTGCCTTTACAATGATGAAGGGATCGGATGCGGCAAACGTCATTCCGTCGCATGCGTCGATGGTCGCCAATCTGCGGACGGGATTTACGCAGAATGTCGAGGAATCGGTCAATGTGCTGAAGAAGATCGGTGCGAAGTATGATCTTGAGTTTGAAGTTCTCTACAGCCGCGAAGCTTCGCCGGTGACGCCGACGGACAGTGCTGCCTACAAATATCTGGAAGGCTGCATTCGTCATCAGTTTCCGGACTGCGGCGTGGCGCCCTATGTAATGACAGGCGGCACGGACAATCGCTGGTATGCGGAGCTGACCGAAAACTGCCTGCGCTTCTATCCGGTACGTCTTACGTCCGAAGAACTGTCCTGCATGCATGGAAACAATGAGCGGATCAGTCTTGATGCATGCAGCGATGCGATTGATTTCTATGCCTATTTCCTGGAACACTATCGGCCCGGAAAATAAGACATTGGATTCTGGATCCTGTTTGGAAAAATGGAACTCCTGCGCATGCCTGCTTATGCGGCTGCCTGGAGTTTTTTTCTGCGGCTTTGAGATGGACGAGCATGAAAAAAGGCACGCTTCATTGTGTCTGAAGCGTGCCCCGCTTTTGTGTACTGCAGGTCAATCGTTGTTATCAGCATCCGGCTGCTTCTTCGACAGCATCAGGTTGACGACGATGCCGAGAATCAGCGCGCAGGCGACAGCGGTGATCGTTACACTTCCGAACGTCAGCGACAGTCCGCCGATGCCGGCGATGAGAATCGTGGAGACGACGAAGAGGTTGCGGTTCTGATCAAGATCGACGTTCTGTACCATCTTGAGGCCGGATACGGCGATGAATCCGTAGAGAGCCATGCACACGCCGCCCATGACGCAGGAAGGAATCGTGGCAATGAAGCCGACGACCGGCGACAGGAAGGAGAGGCAGATGCACTCGATGGCAGCCGTAATGATGGTTGCGACGGAAGCGTTGCGGGTAATGGCGACGCAGCCGATCGATTCACCGTACGTTGTGTTCGGGCAGCCGCCGAAGAAGGCACCGACGATGGATCCGATTCCATCGCCCAGCAGAGTGTGATCCAGTCCCGGATCCTTCAGCAGGTCGCGGCCGATGATGCTCGAGATGTTCTTGTGGTCTGCGATGTGCTCTGCGAAGACAACGAAGGCAACCGGTACATAGGCCGCAAAGATCGTTCCAACGTAGGCACCGGTAATCTCGGAGAAGCCGGCGAATGCATGCGTGAATGTGAAGTCAGGAACCGAGAAGAACGAAGACAGCTGGACGCCATCCGCAAACAGACTTGTCAAGGCGCTGAAGTTCGTAATCTGCAGAGCTGTGTTTCCTGTTGCGATTCCGATGAAGGTGAAGATCGCTGCCAGAACATATCCCGAAAGAATGCCGATGATGAACGGGATCATACGTGCGTGCTTCCTGCCGTAGGTGCTGGCAAGCATTGTGGCAAACAGTGCAACAAGTCCGCAGAGGACGGCAATCTTGGTTGTTTCACCGGTTGCGGAGCTGACCTGCAGATCACTGATCGCATTTCCGGCCAGGCTCAGACCGATGATGGAAACGGTCGGGCCGATGACGACGGCCGGCATCAGGCGGTCAATCCAGCCGACGCCGACAGCCTTTGTGATCGCGGCAATGATGACATAGACAAGGCCCGCGAAGATTGCGCCGAGTAACAGTCCCGCAAAGCCTGCCTGCACACTGACGGCACCGGCGAAGGCGGCAACCATCGATCCGATAAAGGCGAAGGAGCTGCCCAGGAATACCGGACTCTTGCGTTTCGTAAAGAAGGTATAGACCAGGGTGCCGCAGCCTGCTCCGAAGATCGCTGCACCGGTAGACATGCCGTTGCCTACAATCATCGGTACGGCAATGGTGGCGGCCATGATCGCCAGCACCTGCTGGAAGCCGTAAGTGATCAATGCGCCAAGTTTCGGTTTGTCTTCTACATCGTAAATGAGTTTCATACAATCTCCCTTTCCCGGTGCCTGATCAGAATCTGTTTACAAAAAAGCGCAGATTCCCGTCAAGGAGAATCTGCGCATACTCTTTCCTCGCAGTGTACTGATCTCGTCCTTGGCGGCCTCACTGGACCTGCCTTAAAGCACCGTCGATATATTAGCGGACAATCGGTGATTGTGCAATCGGAATTCGGAAAATTCCGGATATTTAAAAATTTGAGGGGATGGTGACCTGCATTTCAAGGTGATGGGGTTGCCATCTTTTATGTATGTCTGTGAAAGTTTAAGACTCTGGGGTTTGCTTTTTTTGTACAGGTATTGTTCGAATTGGATGAAAAAGACTATCCTTCAGGTAAAGGAGGAATGTTGAGCTCCTGGCAATAATAAAAGCTGGCATCCCCAAACCCTTCGCAGTCCAGCATATGCCAGCGACTCCATTATAGACCTGTCTGATGATCATGATTCATTGTCATTTGCACAAGCTCGTGGAGTTTGTTAAGAATCGCCTGATTCATTCCTCAAACGATTCTTCCACACAGGAAATCATTACAAGAGCTGTTCAGGTCTTTTATGATCAGTCGGTTTCCGAACTGATTGTGAATAATGGCTATCTGTATTACGCAAAGTACAGCAGAAGATTTACCATTCTTGATCATACTGTGCCACTGATCATTAAGCGTGTTTACCGGAAAGGCTCGTCTGCAGATGCAGTTCTGCTGTCTTTCATGATCCCCTACAGCAGCCGCACCGCGGACGATTTTACCGCTGTTCTTACTTCATGCGGGGATCGTTCCTTTACCGTTGAAGAAAGCGGTAATTCCTTTGACTATGACGCTGTACGGCTGATCCGCTGGAAGTTCAACCGGTACTGGCAGAGTATGCTCAATACCAGGCGCATTTACCTCAATACGGATATAACCACGAATTGTATTACCCTGCTTGGCAGGCAGTTCCTGCAGAACAGAAAGCTGCGCTGCCAGCTCGTTTTCACATGACCTCTTTTTCTCACAGCAGGAATATCAAAGAAGCCTCTGCGTTCCTATTCTGAGGGCAGAAGGGATGAAAGCCGATCAATACCGAACGAAGGAACGTTTCACCTCATCATTTTGAAGAAAAGCCCTTCGTTCATCATTTTGATTCGGCTTTCCGGAAAGGAATTCATGCATGGTATACGGTATTCAATCGATTCCCTGCAGAATCAGAGGTCATCGGTATGTCTCTTAACACGAATAAAGAGGACATCATGGAGCTCTTCGGCCTGGAAGACAGTGATGTGGAGGACTTCCAGTATCAGAACTTGAATGGAAATGCACAGATCTCAGTCCGGCTCGTTCCGCACTATGAGCCCTGCCCGGAATGCGGCTGTAAAACTCCAAGGATCAAAGATTATTACTGGAAGAAGATTACGCACAGTGTTCTTTCTGATCGTAAATGTACGCTGCTTTACCGGGCCAGACGATATGTCTGTCCGGTATGTCATCGAACCTATGCAGAGAAGAATCCATTCTCCTTTGGCAGTATGAGTATCTCCGCATTCACGGTTCAGAGAGTGCTCACGGATCTGAAGAACTATAACGAGACATTCTCTTCCGTTGCGCGCAGGTATCATCTCTCTCCTGCCACAGCTGCCTATCTGTTTGATGATCACGTCAGTCTTCCCAGGAAACCTCTGCCGGAGATGATCAGCTTTGATGAAGTCTATGCCTTCCGCAACTACAGCGAGAAATTCGTCTGTGTTCTTATGGATTTCCAGAGACAGACGCCCATTGATTTCCTGAACTCCAGACGGGAAGATCGGCTGCTCAGCTACTTTATGAAGATCCCGCTGGAAGAGCGGAAGAAAGTCAAAGCCTGTTCCTTCGATATGTACGATACCTATCGAACGGTCATGAAGAAGTGTTTCCCGAACAGTATCGGTATCGTGGACAGATTCCATCTCTGCCAGGAACTGGGACGCCAGACCGACAGTGTTCGAATCCGTGCCATGAAAGGAACCACAAAAGGTTCCGATGAATACTATCTTCTCAAGAAGTTCAACTGGATTCTCTACAGGCATTCCGACAGCAGCACAAAAGATGGTAAGAAGCTGTTCGATCCAAACGGACAGAGAAGATATAACAATCATTTCAAATTTCCGATTAACTACTATGATCTCCGCGAGAAGCTCCTGAAAATAAGCCCTGAGCTGATGGAGTCATGGAATCTGAAAGAAAAAGTATACGACTACTATGAGACCGCCACGCCCAACGATAGGGAGCAGAAACTGAACGAACTGATTACGGAGTTCAGGAAGTCTCAGGTACCGGAAATGCGTCACTTCGCCAGCACACTGACCAAATGGCGGACCGAAATCATCAATTCTCTTACTACCTACGGCTACATCTACAAGGTCGATTCCAAGACCGGCAAACCCAATGCCTATCATAAGCGGATGACCAATGCGATCATTGAAAACCGAAACTCAATCTGTAAGTGCATCAAGAAGAATGCGAACGGCTATCACAACTGGGACAGATTCCGCAACCGCCTCATGTACGTTCTGGACAAGGATGCGACCTACTCATTGAACCCGATACACTCGAATGTCACAAAAACGGCGAAATAAAAACTTGGCCTCACAGCTGTTCAAACCAGTTGTAAGGTCATGTCTTACTTCAGATGACTCGGGCGCTGAGTTCATGATTATGGGGCGCCAGTTACCCCAGAGATTTATCGCTCCGGTTTGACTCTAACCCCACACATTTCAAAAGCGCCAAAATTCCTCAAGAATGAGTGAACAAAAAAACTTTCATCACACTGTTGGCAATGGTGAAGATGAAGAAGGCAATATGCGAGATGTCGTCAAAGTTGATCGCTGCGTTGAGATTTCTTGCAAGGATGGAGTCTTCGGCCGGCGTATCGTTGGATGAAAACATGATGTCACTGCCCTGAAAGCCGAGCCTCGCAGCCATTTCAAGTTCTGTATAGGAAGAACAGTCGAGGCCGCTGCCAAGGTTCTTCATGATGTTCAGGATTGCCGGGGTTCCAGGAAAATGCCTGCTTGATCCTTGCGTCATTGGCACGGATGTCTGCCTCATCCTAGAGATAGAAGGGTGTTGGATACCGGCTGGCAATCCATCGTATCTTTTCCTCCGTAACAAACGGTCGTTTCATCGCGATACTTCCATTACTTTGGATACAAGTCTACATGATCCAAGGCGGCTTATGGTACTGTGAAAGCATGGAACGCTATCGCATGTTTTCGCACTGGTGCATGGAAACCTACGGCCATAAGCTGTACCGCATCGCTCTCGATGCGGGGATGACCTGTCCCAACCGGGACGGGACACTTGACAGCCGGGGCTGTATTTTCTGCGACGCGGGAGGCAGCGGTGACTTTGCGACAAAGTACGACGGCCAGAAGATCGATATGTCTTCGGTTTCTTATGTCCATCATCCGGAACTGGGGAACGGATATTTCATTGCCTATTTTCAGGCCTACACCAATACCTATGCGCCCCTGAAGCGGCTTCGGTTTCTGTTTTCATCGGCGCTTTCAGATCCCTTGTTTGCCGGTATCTCCATCGCTACGCGGTCGGACTGTCTGGGGCCGGACGTCATTTCTCTGCTGGATGAGCTGAAGAAGGAATATCCTTCAAAGTTTATCTGGATCGAACTTGGCCTGCAGACGATGCACGAAGATACGGCACGCTGGATGCGGCGGGGTTATCCGCTGTCTGTCTTTGAACAGGCGGTGAACGTGCTTCAAATACACGGCTTTCCGGTCATTGTGCATGTGATTCTCGGTCTGCCCGGGGAAGACAAACAACGGGTGCTGGAAACGGTGCGCTATCTCAATCGCTTTCATCTTTTCGGTGTGAAGTATCAGCTGCTGCATGTGCTGAAGAATACGGATCTTGAAACCCTGTATGAGGAGGGAAAGGTTCATGCTTTGACACTTGATGCGTATGTGGATCTAGTCGCTGCGTGCATAGCAAGTACCGATCCGTCTGTGATTCTGATGCGGCTGAGCGGAGACGGGGATCCTGAGGAACTGATTGCGCCGTTATGGTCACTTGCAAAGAGGCAGGTGCTCAACCGGATTCAGCACGAACTCAAGACGCGAAATATTACGCAGGGGTGCTGGCTTCCGCTATAATTTCTCTTGCGTGAGACTATGGAAGAGCTGACATTTATTTTTGAGATCATTGGGACGGTTGCCTTTGCGATCAGCGGCGCCATCTGCGGGCTGCGTTTTCGAAACGATCTTTTCGGTGTGATCAGTCTTGCCGTCATTACAGCGACGGGAGGAGGCGTGATCCGCGATGTGATTCTCGGTGTGACGCCGCCTTCGGCATTTACCAATCCGGTGTATGTTTCGGTTGCGGCAGTGACGGGTGTGATCGTGTTCATCGTTTCCTATGTGTCGTTAAAGAAACATCAGGAGTTCAATCCGACTTCCTATCGCCGTGTTCTCTTCTATATGGATTCCATCGGTCTGGGCATTTTTACGGTGCTTGGCTGTCAGACTGCATTTTCGATGTACGGGGGAGACAATCTCTTTCTCTGCGTCTTTTCGGGAATGATCACCGGTGTCGGCGGCGGTCTGTTACGGGATATGATCGTGGATCAGCTGCCGGATATCTTCCGGAAGTATGTGTATGCGGTGGCTTCGATTCTTGGCGGCCTTGTGTCGGCGCTTCTGCTGCGGGCCGGGTGCCGGTCGCTGGCCATCTATCTGCCGGCCGCAATGATTGTGGCGGTGCGGATTCTGGCGTCGCATTACAACTGGTCGCTTCCAAAGGTTGAGGAGTTTCCGGAGCACTGGAAAAAATAAACCGGTTCACATAATTTCCCATAATTTTGACATAATCCTGCGAGAAGGAATGTCTACTATAAAAGTGCAGACGAAATGATGAAACGTCTGCGATACTTGGTTGGTCAACCCCCTTTCCCAGCCATAATAAAAAGAAGTTGTAAATCCCCGAAAAAGAGCCCGCGCAAGCGGCCCTTTTTCGTAGGGGGTGGAATCTGTCGCGCTCTGAGAGGTTCTGCTTAATCCTTCTTATTGCGCGAAATCAGCGCGAGCATCGCAAAGATGCACACGAAGCCGATCAGATCATAGACGGTAAAGGAGGAGCCGAAGATGGCGACGGTGACGATGGCTGCGGTAGCCGGCTCCGAGAAGCCGTAGAGGATGCCCTTTTCGGGACCGATCAGATGGACGCCGGCCATGTAAAGAGGGAAGGCCATCACGTTGCCGACCAGGACGACGAAGCAGATACCAAGGATGCCGACAAAGTCCGGTGTATAGCTGTAGGTCCAGATATGGAAGACGATGGCAAAGAAGACGGAGCCCATCAGAAAGGCCCATCCCTGAAGCATCGTTACGGGGTATTTCTGCAGAAGCTTCTCCGGAACGACGTTGTAGATCATGACGGTAACCGCGCAGCAGACGCCGGTGATCAGGGCATTGATAGGTACCGCATCACCCTTGGTTCCATGGGTTGTCAGCAGATAGACGCCCGTCAGCGCCAGCACGATGGCACTGATTTCATTGAAGGAGGGCGGGCGGTGAAAACGGATGCACTCGACAAGGAGAATGAAGATCGGCGAAAGGTCCTGCAGGATCGTTCCGACAGCGGCAGAAGAAAGCTGAATCGTACGGAAGTACAGATACTGGCACAGGCTGACGCCCAGAAGTCCGTAGACAATCAGCTGGAGGCGGTCATCCTTTCCCTTCCAGACTTCCAGTGTCTGCCGGCGGTTATGAAGGAAGCTGTACAAAAGGAGAATGATGCCCGCAGCTCCGAGACGAATCGGCACGAGCCAGTGGGCATCCATGCCTTTGACATCAAACAGGTACTGTCCCATACTCCCGGAAAGACCCCAGCAGACGCCGCCCATCAGCGTCAGAAATGCTCCCTTTACGTTTTTGCTCATGTGGGCAATTATATCCTTCTGTATACGAGAATTGCCGTAAATTCTTCGTATACTGATACAGGCGGGCTTTTCTTTTGAAAAAGACAGCCGTGCGCTTTAAAATACTGAGGTTTTAACAGTGGAGGTTTTCATGCGAGTAGGACTGGATATCGGGTCGACTACGATCAAGTGCGTCGTTCTGGATGATGCGCAGCACATCGTTTATTCCACATATGAACGGCATATGAGCCATATTCTTGAAAAAGGAGAAGAGATCCTGTCCCGTATCCTTCGCGACTATATTCCGGATGGCAAGGCTTATCTTGCAATCTCCGGATCGGCAGGCATGGGCCTGGCGGAACGCAGCGGCATTCCCTTTGTTCAGGAGGTGTTCGCTACCCGCGTTGCCGCAAAGCGGCTGGCACCGGGCACCGACTGCATCATTGAGCTGGGCGGCGAAGATGCCAAGATCCTGTTTCTGACCAATGGTGTTGAAGTACGTATGAACGGCTCCTGTGCCGGCGGTACGGGTGCGTTCATCGATCAGATGGCGACACTGCTGAAGATGGCACCGGATGAGATGGACAAGGCGGCCCTCAAGGCGGAGCGTACCTATACGATCGCTTCACGCTGCGGCGTCTTTGCAAAGTCAGACGTGCAGCCTTTGATCAATCAGGGTGCCAAGGCCGGTGATATTGCGGCCTCCATTTATCAGGCGGTTGTCAACCAGACAATTGCGGGACTTGCCCAGGGGCGTCCGATTCAGGGAAACGTTCTGTATCTTGGCGGACCGCTGACCTTCTCGGCATGTCTGCGCAAGTGCTTTGATGATACGCTCCATGTGCAGGGGAAGTGCCCTGAGAATTCGCTGCTGTATGTAGCAATGGGGGCGGCTTTCTATGCGGACCATGAGGTTGATATCCATGCGGCGATCGATTCTCTGCATGCCTACAGTTCGACGGCAACCTACAACTCTCTGCCGCCGCTGTTCAAGAATAAAGAGGAATACTGGGAGTTCCATAACCGCCATGCCAGGGCATCAGTGCCAACGCGCAAGTGGACGGATGATGTTGGGCCGGTGCATATCGGCATTGACTCGGGATCGACGACCATCAAGATGGTTGTCATCGACAATGACGGCAGGATTCTGTACCAGTGGTATCAGCCCAATAACGGCAATCCGATCATTCCGATGCGAGAGACGCTGATGAAGCTTTACCAGCTCCATCCCAATATGCAGGTGGCTTCCGCGACGACGACAGGCTATGGCGAAGAACTGATGAAACATGCGTTCCACTGCGACTTCGGTCTGGTTGAGACAGTGGCTCACTTTACTGCTGCCCGCAACTTCATGCCGGACGTGGACTTCATCATCGATATCGGCGGCCAGGACATGAAGTGCTTCAAGATCGAGGACGGCGCAATTTCGAGCATCTTCCTCAATGAGGCATGTTCGTCGGGCTGCGGATCGTTCCTGCAGACGTTTGCCAAGGCACTTGGCTATGATGTGCAGGAGTTTGCGCGCATGGGTCTCTATGGGGATCGGCCGGTGGATCTTGGTTCGCGCTGCACGGTCTTCATGAATTCGCAGGTGAAGCAGGCGCAGAAGGACGGGGCGTCGCTGGAAAACATCAGTGCCGGCCTTTCGATTTCGGTCGTCAAGAATGCGCTGTACAAGGTCATCCGCTGCGCGAGCCCGGAAGAGCTTGGGCGCAAGATCGTCGTGCAGGGCGGTACGTTCTACAATGAGTCGGTTCTGCGCGCGTTCGAGAAGGAGATGGGCGTCAACGTCATCCGTCCCGACATTGCGGGACTGATGGGCGCCTATGGTGCGGCATTATACGGAAAGAAACATGCGGGTGCCGACGGGCACAGTACGCTGTTGAATCTTGCGGAGCTTGAAGGCTTCCAGCAGGATGTGAAGGCATTTACATGCCAGCTGTGCGGCAATCACTGCCAGCTGACGATCAATACGTTTGCGGATGGGAAGAAGTTCATCTCGGGTAACCGCTGCGATCGTCCGGTGACCGGCAAGAGCAACGATGAGTCGCTGAACATGTACGCATGGAAGCAGAAGAAGCTCCATGACTATGCGGCGGATCAGGGCGATGGCAATAGAGGCACGATCGGCATTCCGCTGACGCTGAACATGTATGAACTTCTGCCGTTCTGGCATGCGTTCTGGAAGACGCTCGGCTTCCGGGTGCTGGTGTCGCCGCCTTCGACGCGCAAGATGTACCAGGATGGTCAGGGTACGATTCCAAGTGATACGGTGTGCTATCCGGCGAAGCTGACGCACGGGCACATTCACTGGCTGGCTGAGAAGCATCCGGATGCGATCTTCTATCCGTGCATGAGCTACAACATGGATGAGCATCTGGGTGACAATCACTATAACTGTCCGGTTGTGGCCTATTATCCGGAGGTTCTGGAGGACAATTGCAGGGAGCTGGAGGGTGAGACCTTCCTGCGCCCGTTCATTGATCTTTCGCATCCGGATGAGTTCCGCAAACGGTTCCCGGCGTTCATTCATGAGCACTGGCCGAAGATTGAGGATGAAGAGATCGATGCGGCGATCACGGCAGCGTACCGGGAATACTACAAATATATGGCTGAGACGCGTGCCAAGGGCGATGAAGTAATCGCCGAAGCAAGAAAACAGGGCCGGCATATTCTGGTACTGTCCGGTCGTCCGTATCATGTGGATCCGGAGGTGAATCACGGCATTGACCGTCTGATTACGAAGATGGGTGCGGCTGTCATTACGGAGGACTCCATTTCGGAAAAGACGGGACACATGAAGACGGCGGTCCTGAATCAGTGGAGCTATCATTCGCGGCTGTATGCGGCGGCGAAGTACTGTACGACGCAGCCGGACATGGATCTGGTGCAGCTGGTTTCGTTCGGATGCGGTCTGGATGCGATTACAACCGATGAGACGAAGGAGATTCTGCAGGAGGGCGGCAAGCTGTATACGCAGTTGAAGATTGATGAGATCACCAACCTTGGTACGGTAAACATTCGTCTGCGTTCGCTGCTGGCGGCATTGGAAGAGCGGAAGGAAGATGCGAGGGAGGAAGCGTAAATGGAATATCTGACCCCGAATTTTACGAAGGATATGCTCAAGGACTATACGGTTCTTGTGCCGAATATGTGTCCGGTACAGTTCCGTCTGGTCAAGGCGGCGATGGAGTCGGAAGGCTATCATCGCATTGAACTGATCGGAACGGGCTCCAGCGAGGTGACACAGCTGGGCCTGAAGTATGTGCACAATGATACGTGCTATCCGGCGCTGATCATCATTGGTCAGTTTCTCGATGCGCTGAACTCGGGAAAGTACGACGTTCATAAGACGG contains:
- a CDS encoding trimeric intracellular cation channel family protein — protein: MEELTFIFEIIGTVAFAISGAICGLRFRNDLFGVISLAVITATGGGVIRDVILGVTPPSAFTNPVYVSVAAVTGVIVFIVSYVSLKKHQEFNPTSYRRVLFYMDSIGLGIFTVLGCQTAFSMYGGDNLFLCVFSGMITGVGGGLLRDMIVDQLPDIFRKYVYAVASILGGLVSALLLRAGCRSLAIYLPAAMIVAVRILASHYNWSLPKVEEFPEHWKK
- a CDS encoding DMT family transporter, whose translation is MSKNVKGAFLTLMGGVCWGLSGSMGQYLFDVKGMDAHWLVPIRLGAAGIILLLYSFLHNRRQTLEVWKGKDDRLQLIVYGLLGVSLCQYLYFRTIQLSSAAVGTILQDLSPIFILLVECIRFHRPPSFNEISAIVLALTGVYLLTTHGTKGDAVPINALITGVCCAVTVMIYNVVPEKLLQKYPVTMLQGWAFLMGSVFFAIVFHIWTYSYTPDFVGILGICFVVLVGNVMAFPLYMAGVHLIGPEKGILYGFSEPATAAIVTVAIFGSSFTVYDLIGFVCIFAMLALISRNKKD
- a CDS encoding acyl-CoA dehydratase activase, translated to MRVGLDIGSTTIKCVVLDDAQHIVYSTYERHMSHILEKGEEILSRILRDYIPDGKAYLAISGSAGMGLAERSGIPFVQEVFATRVAAKRLAPGTDCIIELGGEDAKILFLTNGVEVRMNGSCAGGTGAFIDQMATLLKMAPDEMDKAALKAERTYTIASRCGVFAKSDVQPLINQGAKAGDIAASIYQAVVNQTIAGLAQGRPIQGNVLYLGGPLTFSACLRKCFDDTLHVQGKCPENSLLYVAMGAAFYADHEVDIHAAIDSLHAYSSTATYNSLPPLFKNKEEYWEFHNRHARASVPTRKWTDDVGPVHIGIDSGSTTIKMVVIDNDGRILYQWYQPNNGNPIIPMRETLMKLYQLHPNMQVASATTTGYGEELMKHAFHCDFGLVETVAHFTAARNFMPDVDFIIDIGGQDMKCFKIEDGAISSIFLNEACSSGCGSFLQTFAKALGYDVQEFARMGLYGDRPVDLGSRCTVFMNSQVKQAQKDGASLENISAGLSISVVKNALYKVIRCASPEELGRKIVVQGGTFYNESVLRAFEKEMGVNVIRPDIAGLMGAYGAALYGKKHAGADGHSTLLNLAELEGFQQDVKAFTCQLCGNHCQLTINTFADGKKFISGNRCDRPVTGKSNDESLNMYAWKQKKLHDYAADQGDGNRGTIGIPLTLNMYELLPFWHAFWKTLGFRVLVSPPSTRKMYQDGQGTIPSDTVCYPAKLTHGHIHWLAEKHPDAIFYPCMSYNMDEHLGDNHYNCPVVAYYPEVLEDNCRELEGETFLRPFIDLSHPDEFRKRFPAFIHEHWPKIEDEEIDAAITAAYREYYKYMAETRAKGDEVIAEARKQGRHILVLSGRPYHVDPEVNHGIDRLITKMGAAVITEDSISEKTGHMKTAVLNQWSYHSRLYAAAKYCTTQPDMDLVQLVSFGCGLDAITTDETKEILQEGGKLYTQLKIDEITNLGTVNIRLRSLLAALEERKEDAREEA